From one Amphiura filiformis chromosome 13, Afil_fr2py, whole genome shotgun sequence genomic stretch:
- the LOC140168217 gene encoding transcription factor ETV6-like — protein MDPTSPFYPLSPGPGAFSIPSASAFPWDFNHVTAGRDIVPMPTRVSPNQGQVAPYPLPILSACSPLPVPTDPLLWTKEDVECWLRWCSDEFSLSNLDPKGFSMNGKALCLLPKDSFRLRATESGDVLYEILQKLIYYNNYLNRQTNNDGPRYHGSNSVIQPTKRVSPNPTTHPSAPPTTIFHPAYHHMYANDVGSRQSFSQDGTGMTGSSHDGKDRKAYVGHGVIPTTTLPLNLKTTESQSRTPCSDSGNSSPGMVEEDHQHQHQHPMAAHPLSRHMKEANIFQSRNGHNKYNSCGQVDSKFRNAPKRHRSVSDLEESDLAERVPKRLNNNSVEDIRLEPSMHHVQYLMQQRIAAMHGGSVKTASAETQQRLPDRDLSQFIFHHQTRQPADLLVRRHNENPLQTRITPQYPVPSPLPFLDAAGRSHGLYFGTDINGGMYHEDDDETVEDEIFASGEKASDCRLLWEFLSQLLKQEKYSPYIKWEDEEKRVFRIQDPTAIANLWEDRKTVLI, from the exons ATGGATCCTACCTCTCCATTTTATCCGTTGAGCCCCGGTCCGGGGGCTTTTAGTATCCCATCAGCGAGTGCCTTCCCTTGGGATTTCAACCACGTAACTGCAGGGCGTGACATAGTGCCTATGCCAACGAGGGTGTCACCAAATCAGGGGCAGGTTGCACCATATCCACTGCCTATACTAAGTGCTTGCTCGCCTCTTCCAGTGC CTACTGATCCCCTGTTATGGACCAAGGAAGACGTGGAATGCTGGCTGCGATGGTGCAGCGACGAGTTTTCCTTGAGTAATCTGGACCCAAAAGGTTTCAGTATGAATGGCAAAGCCTTATGTCTGCTTCCCAAAGATTCCTTCAGACTTCGAGCAACTGAATCCGGTGATGTGCTCTACGAGATTCTTCAAAAACTTATTTATTACAACA ACTATCTCAATCGACAGACGAACAATGACGGACCTCGGTACCACGGCTCAAATTCAGTCATTCAACCAACCAAACGGGTATCTCCCAACCCGACGACACATCCGTCGGCACCGCCGACGACAATTTTTCACCCAGCATACCACCACATGTATGCCAACGATGTCGGGAGCCGACAATCATTCAGCCAAGATGGTACAGGGATGACGGGGTCTAGTCACGACGGCAAAGACAGGAAGGCATATGTAGGTCATGGTGTTATTCCGACGACGACACTTCCtttgaatttaaaaacaacag AATCCCAATCCCGTACACCTTGTAGTGACTCTGGCAACAGTTCGCCAGGAATGGTAGAAGAGgaccatcaacatcaacatcaacatcccATGGCGGCGCATCCCTTGTCTCGTCACATGAAGGAAGCAAACATTTTCCAATCACGCAATGGACATAATAAATATAATAGTTGTGGTCAAGTCGACTCCAAATTCCGAAATGCCCCAAAACGACACAGGAGTGTGTCTGATTTGGAAGAAAGTGATCTTGCCGAGAGAGTACCAAAAAGGCTAAATAATAACTCTGTTGAAGACATAAGACTAGAGCCAAGTATGCATCATGTTCAGTATTTAATGCAGCAACGAATTGCTGCAATGCACGGAGGTAGTGTTAAAACCGCATCGGCTGAAACGCAACAAAGATTACCCGATAGAGACCTGTCTCAATTTATCTTCCATCATCAAACCCGTCAACCCGCTGATTTGCTTGTTCGCAGACACAATGAGAATCCCTTGCAAACTCGAATCACGCCTCAATACCCTGTTCCAAGCCCATTGCCGTTCTTAGATGCCGCGGGACGCTCTCACGGGTTGTATTTCGGTACTGATATCAACGGAGGCATGTATCATGAAGATGACGACGAGACGGTGGAAGATGAAATATTTGCCAGTGGAGAAAAGGCTTCAG ACTGTCGACTTCTTTGGGAGTTCCTGAGTCAGCTTTTGAAGCAAGAGAAGTACTCACCCTACATAAAATGGGAGGATGAAGAAAAACGTGTATTCCGCATACAGGATCCAACAGCCATCGCTAACTTGTGGGAAGACAGAAAAACCGTACTAATATGA